The window TGCCTGGTCCGATTGAGAATGCAAGAAAACAAATGGAGAATCTATTGCTTGCTAACCAAGGAGAAGATGCAATTACAGCAGTCTGGGCTGGATGGGACGAACCGGCAATCGGTGTTACACAAGCACTTAATTCAGTAAATCGTGACAATGTTGTTGTAACGGGGATTGATGGGAACAGTCAAGCAGTTGAGTTGATTGAGGAAGGTGGTCCTTTTAAAGCAACCGTGAAACAAAACTTTGTTGGTATGGCTGAAATTGTTATTGACCAAATGGAAAAAGTATTTGCGGGGGAAGAAGTTGACGGAACTGAACTGTATGCACCTGCTGAATTAATTACGGCAGAGTAAACCTTTAAGGTGGTTGTAAAGTGAAGCTGCTTAAGATACACAATGTAAGTAAACAATTTGGGGGCAACAAAGCCATTGATTCTATTGAACTAGAATTTGAACAAGGTCAGGTTCATTCACTAGTTGGTGAAAATGGAGCAGGTAAATCAACATTGATCAAAATCATTACTGGAGTTTATCAACCTAATGAAGGTGTTTTATTTTGGGAAGGGGACAAAATTGATGATCATTCCCCGAAAAGAGCACAACAATTAGGCATACATGCGATCCATCAAGAGAGACAGTTAGTATCTGATTTTAATGGTTTAGAAAATTTATTTCTTCATAGTCGTTATCCGGTTAAGAGAAAGTGGTTTGGCATTGATTGGAAGAGGATGGAACAGGAAGGAGAAGCTTTGAAGCAGAAGTGGGGGATTGATATCCCCCTAAACATTCCAGTTTCACAAATGACGCCATCAGAACAAACATTGTTAGAGGTTTTACGAGCAATGAGTACGAGCTCTAAACTATTAATCTTAGATGAACCAACTGCTTCTTTAACAGATAAAGAGTCCACACTATTGTTTTCCTTTATTGAACGGTTAAAAGAACGAGGGGTAGCGATTATTTACATTTCTCATCGGTTGGAAGAAGTAATGTCCATTTCTGATCGAGTAACCGTATTAACCGGTGGAAAGGTTATGACTACTCTTGCCAAGGAAGAACTTTCACGTGATACGATTATTCACCATATGACAGACGGAGGAAGCATCCAAAAGTTCAAATCAAGAGAAAGACCCTTTGAAAATCAATCCACTTTATTACAAGTAGAGAATCTTTCTACGAAAGATGACCGGGTAAAGAAAGTCGACTTCTCTTTACATGCTGGTGAAGTATTAGGGGTTTATGGGTTGGCAGGTTCGGGTAGAACCGAAACGTTAGAGGCAATATACGGTATAAGGGCAATGAGAACCGGTTATGTGAGAGTAAGGGAAGAGTATATGACGAGGTCTACACCAGAAGAGTTGATCAATCGTGGCGTGGTGATGATTCCGGAAGATCGTCATAAGGACGGTCTCATTATGACTAGTACATTGAAGGATAATATTACGCTGCCAGTGTTAAAGGAACTCGTAACAAAAGGGAAGATAAGTAAAAAAGCGGAAGCAAGGGTTGTAAAAGGCGAAATGGAACGATTCCAAGTAAAAGCAACCAGTCCCAGTCAATATGTTTCTGAGTTAAGCGGAGGTAATCAGCAAAAGGTTGTGTTTGCTAAATCTTTATTAACAAAACCGTCTGTCTTTTTATGTGATGAACCAACCCAAGCGGTGGACGTTATGACTCGCTCTCAAATCCATTCGTTTCTAAAGGAACAAGCTGATCTTGGACACGGTATTGTCTTTGTCTCATCGGATGTTCATGAAATTGTAGAAGTAAGTGACCGAATTCTCATTTTCAACGAAGGAGAAACTGTAGCAGAGTTACAAAATGAACATGTCACGACAAGCGATATTTTAGAAGTCTGTTATAACTTTAAGCGGGAAGGAGTCACACCATGAATCCTAGTACAGAAACACAACAAGCGTTCATAAATAAATCTATTGTCAGTTCATATGGAACGATGTTAGCAGGTGTGGGAATTATTATCTTGTTTAGTATTATGGCACCAACATCATTTGCTACGTTTGATAATTTCATCAACATAACGAGACAAATCTCCTTCCTTGTCATTATAGCGGTCGGAGCTACTTTAGTGATGTCGGTAAAAGAATTCGATTTGTCAGTTGGAGCAATGGCCAGTTTAGGTGGTGTCATTGCGGCTAAACTAGCAGCAGCTGGTATGCCTGTCGTCATTTGTTTATTAACACCAATACTGATAGGCTTTTTCATTGGAATGGCAAATGGTGCTATCGTTACCCGTTTTCAAGTCATTTCATTTGTAACAACGTTAGCAATGGGAACAATTTTAAGTGGCGTTACGTTTTGGTTAACGGACGGATCTACTATCTTTCAAAACATCCCTACTAGTTTTAAGTTTATTGGTCAAACTCAGTTAGGGGCAATTCCATTACTAACAATTATTATGATTCTGGTTGTTCTCATCTTTTGGTATGTTATGTCTCATATGCCGCTTGGCAGAAGACTTTATGCTATTGGTGGTAATGAAAGGGCGGCGGTAGTGTCGGGTATTCGAATTCAACACTATAAAACGTTCGCTTTTGCACTATGTGGCATGTTGGCCGCATTTACGGGAGCGTTACTCGCATCCCGCTTAGGTTCCGCTCATCCTACAGGGGGAGATGGCTTTTTCTTAAATGCTTATGCGGCTGTTTTTTTAGGGATGACGGTAGTGAGAAGTGGAATCCCGAATGTGTTAGGAACGCTTTATGGGGCGGCCATTATCGGCATTTTGGCAAATGGTCTTACCATAGTACAAGTGCCGTCATTTATGCAAGATGTTATTACGGGGGTGATCATTATTGTTGCACTGATTATCCAAAGGTTAGGAAGGCACTCTTAATTTAGAAAGGAGGTAACCAATGGGTTATATAGCTGTATTTGATATTGGGACGACAGCGATAAAAGGAGTACTCGTTAGTCGTGAAGGATCAATTAAAGGGGAGCTTTCTGTAGATCTTACAACTCATTACGGTTCAAATAGGGAAATAGAACAAGTCCCATTAGATTGGTGGCACAGTGTTACAAACATTGCAAATAAATGGTGGAACGAATTTCATATCAAACCAGAGGATATTTCCATGATTACGTTCTCAGGGCAAATGGAAGATGTCATTCCTATCTCGACGAATGGCACGTCTGTGAATGCTATATTGTATTCTGATCAGCGTGCTATTATAGAGGCGCAGATGATAAAAGAATTATACCCTACTATTCATAAAACGACACGAAATGGGATTCATCCGTCAACTCCGATAGCGAAATTGTTATGGTTAGAAAGGTATGACCAATCCATATATGAGGAAACGAAGTGTTTTGTTTTTAGTGCGAAGGACTTCATCATTTATCAACTGACCAATAAATGTGTAACAGATTCTGTGACTGGGGCTACCACTGGAATGATGAATTTAAAAACGAGGTCGTGGGATGAAAACATCCTTGATACAATAGGGATTGATAATAGCAAGTTACCGTTGCTTTTAGAACCCTCAAATATTGTAGGAAATGTATCAGAACGTGCTTCAAAGGAGATTGGCTTTTTACCATCTACACCTGTTTTAGCTGGAAGTGGAGATGCGGGTGCTTCTACTTTAGGTGCTGCTACTATCGATGATGGCGATGGCTATTTTTATATTGGGACAACAGGTTGGACAGCCATTGTTCAACATGAGGAGAAAATGGACGATGGGTTACAAGGAATTTTTCGGTTAGCCCATCTTCCGAAAGACCGGATTATAGCAATTGCTCCATTATTAAATGTCGGAAATGTTCACAAATGGGCGATGAATACATTCTTCGATTCACAGACTCGAGATGACTATGAAAACTTTGAACACCTTGTCGAAGAAAGTCCTCCGGGTAGTAATGGTGTACTCTTTTTACCATATTTAAATGGTGAAAGGTTTCCAGTCCATGATTCAGAGGCAAAAGGCGCGTTTTGGGGAATTGGTCCACAAACGAGTAAAGGTGACATGGTGAGATCAGTTATAGAAGGAATCTGTTTTTCGTTGAAGCAGTTATTTGAATCCTTTGATGTGGATGATCATCGTAATGTAACGCTAATCGGTGGTGGGACGAAAAGTTCAGTATGGTGCCAAATATTAGCGGACTGCCTAGGTAGGGAATTAAGAGTGCCAACTGATAGTCAATATATGACAGCAATCGGTGCATCAGCAACTGCGTTTGTGCAACTCGGTTGGACTAAGGACTACAATGAATTTAGCAAACGGTATTTAATGTCCATCAAATGTAAAACATATATACCCCGTCAAGAACATTATGATATGTACCAACAACACTATAGGAAGTTTATAAAACTATACCCTTCATTAGTAGGCCTATATAGGGATGAATAAAGAACCTCACCGAATGGTGAGGCTTTTTAATTTGTATAGATTATAGAGAATGATTGTATGACACAAGTAATGATAAAGTTGAAGAGGTATATACAGAAAAAGGAGAAGATCATAGATCCTCTCCTTTTTGTTGGTCATGGAGGGATTTAGTGGGATAAGAATGATGAACTTGTACATGATAAAAAAGTAGAGCATAAAAATAAAATCAATGAGGGAAAGGGACGTTTATGAGAAAAACATTTCAAAATCCGGTATTTAGCATTTCAGCCATCATTATATTAATTCTGGTGGTCATAGGTGCTCTGGCCCCTAAGCAGTTTGGAGCAGTATCAGAGCGACTCTTCCTTTTTACAACAACGAATTTTGGTTGGTTTTACTTATTTTCTGTGTTTATTTTTGTGCTTTTTTTAATTGTTTTAGCGATTAGTAAATACGGAAAAATTCGTCTTGGACCACAAGATTCAAAGCCAGAATATCCATTTTTCACTTGGATTGGTATGCTTTTTTCTGCTGGATTCGGAGTAGGTCTCGTATTTTGGGGTATAGCTGAACCGATGAGCCACTTCTTTACACCACCCTTTGAGAATTTGGAGCCTCAAAACGAACAAACAGCTAGGGTATCAATGGGATATTCTTTTTTTCATTGGGGGATTAGTCAATGGTCAGTTTTTACAATCGTCGGTATGATGATTGCCTTTCTCCAGTTTCGTAAGGAAAAAAACGGTCTCGTTTCTACAGCAGTTGAACCAATCATTGGCCAACGAGAAGGGGTAAAAGGTGTCATTGACACGTTAGCTGTAATTGCAACGGTTATGGGAGTCGCTACTTCAATTGGTTTCGGGGTTCTACAAATGTCAGGTGGGATCCGCTACGTATTCGATTTACCGAATTCGGTTTGGATACAACTAATCATTATGGCGGTTCTTTTCGTACTCTATTCTCTTTCATCCTTTACAGGTTTAAATAAAGGTATCAAATGGCTCAGTAATATTAACTTAAGTTTATGTTTACTTTTACTTATTTTCGTTTTCTTAACTGGTCCAACTGTATTCATCCTAAATGCCTTTGTGTTAGGAATTGGAGACTACATCAATTTATTTGTATCCTATAGCTTACGACTAACGCCTTATCTCGGCGGAACATGGGTAAGAGATTGGACAATCTTTTACTGGGCATGGGTAATTGCTTGGTCTCCTTTTGTCGGTGCTTTTATAGCACGTGTTTCAAGGGGAAGAACCATTCGTGAGTTCATTATTGGTGTACTAATTATCCCCCCATTAATTGCATGTTTTTGGATTGCAACCTTCGGTGGGACGGCACTTTATCATGACTTAATGTTAGGTACTAACATTGCTGAAGTTGTAAATGAAGATGTAACCGTAGCATTATTTGAAACCTATCAATATTTACCGATGAGCATAGGGTTATCGTTCGTTT of the Salirhabdus salicampi genome contains:
- a CDS encoding sugar ABC transporter ATP-binding protein, with the translated sequence MKLLKIHNVSKQFGGNKAIDSIELEFEQGQVHSLVGENGAGKSTLIKIITGVYQPNEGVLFWEGDKIDDHSPKRAQQLGIHAIHQERQLVSDFNGLENLFLHSRYPVKRKWFGIDWKRMEQEGEALKQKWGIDIPLNIPVSQMTPSEQTLLEVLRAMSTSSKLLILDEPTASLTDKESTLLFSFIERLKERGVAIIYISHRLEEVMSISDRVTVLTGGKVMTTLAKEELSRDTIIHHMTDGGSIQKFKSRERPFENQSTLLQVENLSTKDDRVKKVDFSLHAGEVLGVYGLAGSGRTETLEAIYGIRAMRTGYVRVREEYMTRSTPEELINRGVVMIPEDRHKDGLIMTSTLKDNITLPVLKELVTKGKISKKAEARVVKGEMERFQVKATSPSQYVSELSGGNQQKVVFAKSLLTKPSVFLCDEPTQAVDVMTRSQIHSFLKEQADLGHGIVFVSSDVHEIVEVSDRILIFNEGETVAELQNEHVTTSDILEVCYNFKREGVTP
- a CDS encoding ABC transporter permease — protein: MNPSTETQQAFINKSIVSSYGTMLAGVGIIILFSIMAPTSFATFDNFINITRQISFLVIIAVGATLVMSVKEFDLSVGAMASLGGVIAAKLAAAGMPVVICLLTPILIGFFIGMANGAIVTRFQVISFVTTLAMGTILSGVTFWLTDGSTIFQNIPTSFKFIGQTQLGAIPLLTIIMILVVLIFWYVMSHMPLGRRLYAIGGNERAAVVSGIRIQHYKTFAFALCGMLAAFTGALLASRLGSAHPTGGDGFFLNAYAAVFLGMTVVRSGIPNVLGTLYGAAIIGILANGLTIVQVPSFMQDVITGVIIIVALIIQRLGRHS
- a CDS encoding xylulokinase, with protein sequence MGYIAVFDIGTTAIKGVLVSREGSIKGELSVDLTTHYGSNREIEQVPLDWWHSVTNIANKWWNEFHIKPEDISMITFSGQMEDVIPISTNGTSVNAILYSDQRAIIEAQMIKELYPTIHKTTRNGIHPSTPIAKLLWLERYDQSIYEETKCFVFSAKDFIIYQLTNKCVTDSVTGATTGMMNLKTRSWDENILDTIGIDNSKLPLLLEPSNIVGNVSERASKEIGFLPSTPVLAGSGDAGASTLGAATIDDGDGYFYIGTTGWTAIVQHEEKMDDGLQGIFRLAHLPKDRIIAIAPLLNVGNVHKWAMNTFFDSQTRDDYENFEHLVEESPPGSNGVLFLPYLNGERFPVHDSEAKGAFWGIGPQTSKGDMVRSVIEGICFSLKQLFESFDVDDHRNVTLIGGGTKSSVWCQILADCLGRELRVPTDSQYMTAIGASATAFVQLGWTKDYNEFSKRYLMSIKCKTYIPRQEHYDMYQQHYRKFIKLYPSLVGLYRDE
- a CDS encoding BCCT family transporter, with translation MRKTFQNPVFSISAIIILILVVIGALAPKQFGAVSERLFLFTTTNFGWFYLFSVFIFVLFLIVLAISKYGKIRLGPQDSKPEYPFFTWIGMLFSAGFGVGLVFWGIAEPMSHFFTPPFENLEPQNEQTARVSMGYSFFHWGISQWSVFTIVGMMIAFLQFRKEKNGLVSTAVEPIIGQREGVKGVIDTLAVIATVMGVATSIGFGVLQMSGGIRYVFDLPNSVWIQLIIMAVLFVLYSLSSFTGLNKGIKWLSNINLSLCLLLLIFVFLTGPTVFILNAFVLGIGDYINLFVSYSLRLTPYLGGTWVRDWTIFYWAWVIAWSPFVGAFIARVSRGRTIREFIIGVLIIPPLIACFWIATFGGTALYHDLMLGTNIAEVVNEDVTVALFETYQYLPMSIGLSFVSFLLIFTFLVTSADSATYILGSMTSRGSLHPATAVKLTWGFLIAAISAVLLVAGGLDALQTASLIAALPFTIIIFMIVIAFMKMIRKESLPPRRKRKGAE